Proteins encoded together in one Gemmatimonadota bacterium DH-78 window:
- a CDS encoding type II CAAX endopeptidase family protein, translated as MILLFWAGYLVITLAVGFVTSLLIPSPVWQLTAWGFASSVLLLALSRLLDRGSDDRAAPADAPSGFGLNALAVGLLIGMASFAVHLAVVRTFGGPIRFERVAGVGAVATGAYFLRFLATSCMEEIGFRGYPLRRLEPAIGSWPAVIVTAVVFGLSHLSYGWDLQTIALGVIPGGLLWGMSALATRGLAVPIGLHAAWNFAGWTAGSRSEVGLFRMIVSDEAGGWGSGCSTAAIGVETRALCRAERSRYPSVIPSASAASRRAGESIASGSGFPNTRRIDSSSARRTKRTVVCQSPQNRDHQRRPAAPESHTRRAMGWVRSRRREATSSGATSSRCRVAGSQRSARSALAGPSTTGTTASRRPARVRCRSSIERPRQGWIISASACAGLSAR; from the coding sequence GTGATCCTTCTCTTCTGGGCCGGCTACCTCGTCATCACCCTCGCGGTGGGCTTCGTCACCTCGCTGCTGATCCCCTCGCCAGTATGGCAGCTCACGGCGTGGGGCTTCGCGAGCAGCGTGCTGCTTCTCGCCCTGTCGCGACTTCTGGACCGCGGGTCCGACGACCGAGCTGCGCCCGCCGACGCCCCGTCGGGCTTCGGTCTCAATGCGCTGGCCGTGGGACTGCTGATCGGCATGGCCTCGTTCGCGGTCCACCTCGCGGTGGTGCGCACCTTCGGCGGCCCCATCCGGTTCGAGCGGGTGGCGGGGGTGGGGGCGGTGGCGACCGGCGCCTACTTCCTGCGGTTCCTGGCCACCTCCTGCATGGAGGAGATCGGCTTCCGGGGCTACCCGCTGCGGCGCCTCGAGCCCGCGATCGGCTCGTGGCCGGCGGTGATCGTCACGGCGGTCGTGTTCGGTCTGAGCCATCTGTCCTACGGCTGGGACCTCCAGACGATCGCGCTGGGCGTGATTCCCGGCGGACTGCTCTGGGGCATGAGCGCTCTCGCCACCCGCGGGCTCGCGGTGCCGATCGGACTCCATGCCGCCTGGAACTTCGCTGGTTGGACCGCGGGCAGCCGGTCGGAGGTCGGGCTCTTCCGCATGATCGTGTCGGACGAGGCGGGGGGCTGGGGTTCTGGTTGCTCCACCGCCGCAATCGGCGTCGAGACGCGCGCACTCTGCCGCGCTGAGCGCAGCCGCTACCCGAGCGTGATCCCCAGCGCGTCGGCGGCCTCTCGCAGGGCGGGCGAGTCGATCGCCAGCGGCTCGGGGTTTCCGAACACGAGGCGCATCGACTCCTCCTCGGCGCGGCGCACGAAGAGAACGGTGGTGTGCCAGTCGCCCCAGAACCGCGACCACCAGCGCAGACCCGCCGCTCCGGAGTCCCATACGCGGCGCGCGATGGGCTGGGTGCGTTCGCGCAGGCGGGAGGCCACCTCGTCGGGGGCCACCTCGAGTCGCTGCAGGGTGGCGGGGTCGCAGAGATCGGCGAGATCGGCGCTCGCCGGTCCCTCCACCACGGGTACCACCGCCAGCCGCCGTCCGGCTCGAGTGAGGTGCCGGTCGTCGATCGAGCGGCCGCGCCAGGGGTGGATCATCTCGGCCAGCGCGTGCGCGGGACTCTCGGCCAGGTAG
- the pruA gene encoding L-glutamate gamma-semialdehyde dehydrogenase, giving the protein MNGAIRIPTPENDPIRAYAPGSEERASLKARIEELAASPTEVPCIIGGEEVFTGNVHEMRSPHDHSLVLGHYHAAGPDEVRRAIEAANDAWQSWSRMAWVDRASIFLRGADLLTGAKWRDTLNASTMLLQSKTVFQAEIDAACELVDFWRFNCHFAEGIYAEQPLSAPGMWNRSEYRPLEGFVYAVSPFNFTSIGGNLSGAPAMMGNTVLWKPSNTAVLSNYFVMRLMEAAGLPAGVINFIPGDPVEVTDVVLASPDFAGLHFTGSTHVFQMFWERIGKNISQYRSYPRIVGETGGKDFIVAHPSADPDALRTAMIRGAFEFQGQKCSAASRAYVPRSVWDRMKDGLIEQTRSIAMGDPADFRNFMGAVIDEKSFKKLAGYLERAKEAEGVEILAGGGCDDSKGWFVEPTLILADDPRYETMCEELFGPVLTIHVYEDGEWEAVLELCDSTSPYALTGAVFSDDREAARQAMDALRHAAGNFYINDKPTGAVVGQQPFGGSRASGTNDKAGSPMNLLRWVSARSIKETFDPPTDYRYPFMGAE; this is encoded by the coding sequence ATGAACGGCGCGATCCGCATCCCCACCCCCGAGAACGACCCCATCCGCGCGTACGCTCCCGGCAGTGAGGAGCGCGCTTCGCTGAAGGCTCGCATCGAGGAACTGGCCGCGTCGCCCACCGAGGTACCCTGCATCATCGGCGGCGAGGAGGTGTTCACCGGCAACGTGCACGAGATGCGCTCGCCGCACGACCACTCGCTCGTGCTCGGACACTACCACGCCGCCGGCCCCGACGAGGTGCGCCGCGCCATCGAGGCGGCCAACGACGCCTGGCAGAGCTGGTCGCGCATGGCGTGGGTGGATCGCGCGTCGATCTTCCTGCGGGGCGCCGACCTGCTCACCGGGGCGAAGTGGCGCGACACGCTCAACGCCTCGACGATGCTCCTGCAGAGCAAGACCGTCTTCCAGGCCGAGATCGACGCCGCCTGCGAGCTCGTCGACTTCTGGCGCTTCAACTGCCACTTCGCCGAGGGCATCTACGCCGAGCAGCCGCTGTCGGCGCCGGGCATGTGGAATCGCTCGGAGTACCGCCCGCTCGAGGGCTTCGTGTACGCGGTGTCGCCCTTCAACTTCACCTCGATCGGCGGCAACCTGTCGGGCGCCCCGGCCATGATGGGCAACACGGTGCTCTGGAAGCCGTCGAACACGGCGGTGCTGAGCAACTACTTCGTGATGCGCCTGATGGAGGCCGCGGGACTCCCGGCCGGTGTCATCAACTTCATTCCCGGTGATCCGGTCGAGGTGACCGACGTGGTGCTCGCGAGCCCGGATTTCGCGGGGCTGCACTTCACGGGGTCCACGCACGTCTTCCAGATGTTCTGGGAGCGCATCGGCAAGAACATCTCCCAGTACCGCTCCTACCCGCGCATCGTGGGCGAGACGGGCGGCAAGGACTTCATCGTCGCCCATCCGAGCGCCGATCCCGACGCGCTGCGCACCGCCATGATCCGGGGCGCCTTCGAGTTTCAGGGGCAGAAGTGCTCGGCCGCCTCGCGGGCGTACGTGCCGCGCAGCGTGTGGGACCGCATGAAGGACGGCCTGATCGAGCAGACACGTTCGATCGCCATGGGCGATCCGGCCGACTTCCGCAACTTCATGGGCGCGGTGATCGACGAGAAGTCGTTCAAGAAGCTCGCCGGCTACCTCGAGCGCGCGAAGGAGGCCGAGGGGGTGGAGATTCTCGCCGGCGGCGGCTGCGACGACTCGAAGGGCTGGTTCGTGGAGCCCACCCTGATCCTGGCCGACGATCCGCGCTACGAGACCATGTGCGAGGAGCTGTTCGGGCCGGTGCTCACGATCCACGTGTACGAAGACGGCGAGTGGGAGGCGGTGCTCGAACTCTGCGACTCCACCTCGCCTTACGCCCTGACCGGCGCCGTCTTCTCCGACGATCGTGAGGCGGCGCGCCAGGCCATGGACGCCCTGCGCCACGCGGCCGGCAACTTCTACATCAACGACAAGCCGACCGGTGCCGTGGTGGGCCAGCAGCCCTTCGGCGGATCACGGGCCTCGGGCACCAACGACAAGGCCGGCTCGCCGATGAACCTGCTGCGGTGGGTGAGCGCGCGCAGCATCAAGGAGACCTTCGATCCGCCCACGGACTACCGGTACCCGTTCATGGGTGCGGAGTAG
- a CDS encoding Mrp/NBP35 family ATP-binding protein has translation MSHDPETLRRALLAALSSAGGDAVEDPVASGRVQDLTVDAEGAVRFALQLRAADPGALVKQLRGAAEAVEGVSSVKVNVQLPRTAQAAPAGGGGLKAGSVPAPTPRPGILADTDHVVAVSSGKGGVGKSMVASNLAVALARRGLRVGLMDADIYGPNIPLMFGQNDRPQVVGEKGSEMIQPLEAHGVKLMSLGFLLEEDQPAIMRGPLVTGVLKQFLEQVAWGALDVMVVDMPPGTGDAQLSLVQTIDLDGAVMVTTPQKVATGDVRRGVKMFERVNARVLGIVENMSGFTVPSTGEVFHLFGQGGGEALASELSLEFLGSVPIDPAVAAAGDAGQPTVVSAPDSDAAKALDAIAARVWEQVTA, from the coding sequence ATGAGCCACGATCCCGAAACCCTCCGACGCGCCCTGCTCGCGGCCCTCTCGTCGGCCGGCGGAGACGCCGTCGAAGACCCGGTCGCAAGCGGTCGCGTGCAGGACCTCACCGTCGACGCCGAGGGTGCCGTGCGCTTCGCGCTTCAGCTGCGCGCCGCCGACCCGGGCGCGCTGGTGAAGCAGCTGCGCGGGGCGGCCGAGGCGGTGGAGGGGGTGAGCTCGGTGAAGGTCAACGTGCAGCTTCCGCGCACCGCGCAGGCTGCTCCGGCGGGAGGTGGCGGGCTGAAGGCGGGATCGGTGCCCGCCCCCACGCCGCGGCCCGGGATTCTCGCCGACACCGACCACGTCGTGGCGGTCAGCTCGGGCAAGGGCGGGGTGGGCAAGTCGATGGTCGCCTCGAACCTCGCGGTCGCGCTCGCGCGTCGGGGACTCCGCGTGGGTCTCATGGACGCCGACATCTACGGCCCCAACATCCCGCTCATGTTCGGCCAGAACGACCGGCCGCAGGTGGTGGGCGAGAAGGGCTCCGAGATGATCCAGCCCCTCGAGGCGCACGGGGTGAAGCTGATGAGCCTCGGCTTCCTGCTCGAAGAGGATCAGCCGGCGATCATGCGCGGCCCGCTCGTGACGGGCGTGCTGAAGCAGTTCCTGGAGCAGGTGGCGTGGGGCGCGCTCGACGTGATGGTGGTCGACATGCCTCCGGGCACCGGCGACGCGCAGCTCTCGCTCGTGCAGACCATCGACCTCGACGGCGCGGTGATGGTCACCACGCCGCAGAAGGTGGCCACCGGCGACGTGCGCCGGGGGGTGAAGATGTTCGAGCGGGTGAATGCGCGCGTGCTCGGCATCGTCGAGAACATGAGCGGCTTCACGGTGCCCTCCACCGGCGAGGTCTTCCACCTCTTCGGGCAGGGCGGGGGAGAGGCGCTGGCCTCCGAGCTCTCGCTCGAGTTCCTGGGCTCGGTGCCGATCGACCCCGCGGTCGCCGCCGCGGGTGATGCCGGTCAGCCGACCGTGGTGTCGGCGCCCGACTCCGATGCGGCCAAGGCGCTCGACGCGATCGCCGCCCGCGTGTGGGAGCAGGTGACGGCCTGA
- a CDS encoding zf-HC2 domain-containing protein has protein sequence MSTFAPDQHLSAERMQALLDGILPAEEAVSARAHLDGCARCRSEVEAWEALFDDLQELPVLTPSPTFRHRILESAPTVEGSAARRRLFDAHTEGHVDSGVLQDHLEGRLAARVSARIDAHLDGCAVCRDELAAFRSLSLALDDLAHVEPTPYFTEQVMATWRVEQLTKVAMAPTTRSGHVAAWIREHLPSSRQGWAVAFGLSTVPAIVTMLVFRAVFASPLVTVGNLLAFLRLKTADALSGVGGWADGLLQSAGLAPMAASALEAMSSPVVAASVATLASGSILAAMWVVYRFLIASQPADRPYAHSR, from the coding sequence GTGAGCACCTTCGCCCCCGACCAGCACCTGAGCGCCGAGCGGATGCAGGCGCTTCTCGACGGGATTCTTCCCGCCGAGGAGGCCGTGTCCGCCCGTGCTCATCTGGACGGGTGTGCCCGCTGTCGTTCGGAGGTGGAGGCCTGGGAGGCCCTCTTCGACGACCTGCAGGAGCTGCCCGTCCTCACCCCCTCCCCCACCTTCCGGCACCGGATCCTCGAATCCGCGCCGACGGTGGAGGGGAGCGCGGCGCGACGCCGCCTCTTCGACGCGCACACCGAGGGTCATGTGGACTCCGGAGTGCTGCAGGATCACCTGGAGGGGCGCCTCGCGGCCCGCGTGTCGGCCCGGATCGATGCGCACCTCGACGGCTGCGCCGTCTGCCGGGATGAGCTTGCCGCCTTCCGCAGCCTCTCGCTCGCGCTGGACGACCTCGCCCACGTCGAGCCGACGCCGTACTTCACCGAGCAGGTGATGGCCACCTGGCGGGTGGAGCAGCTCACGAAAGTGGCCATGGCGCCGACCACCCGGTCGGGGCACGTGGCCGCCTGGATCCGTGAGCACCTGCCCTCCAGCCGTCAGGGCTGGGCGGTGGCCTTCGGGCTCTCCACGGTGCCGGCCATCGTCACGATGCTGGTGTTCCGCGCGGTTTTCGCCAGCCCGCTCGTGACCGTCGGCAACCTGCTCGCCTTCCTGCGGCTCAAGACGGCCGACGCGTTGAGCGGGGTGGGCGGCTGGGCCGATGGATTGCTGCAGTCGGCCGGTCTCGCACCGATGGCGGCCTCGGCCCTGGAGGCGATGTCGTCGCCGGTCGTGGCCGCGAGCGTCGCCACCCTCGCCTCGGGATCGATCCTGGCGGCGATGTGGGTCGTCTACCGTTTCCTGATCGCGTCTCAACCTGCGGATCGTCCCTATGCACACTCTCGCTGA
- a CDS encoding sigma-70 family RNA polymerase sigma factor: MANSSATTADGSLPHATTTARGAATLSASDLSALDDRDLASLAGQGRESAYRELLVRYERPVFSLVFRMVRDRSLAEDLAQEAFIRAFKAIGSYNPSFKFSNWILKIANNHAIDYLRKRKLDTISIHGSPHATDAQEESRTRLVIEDPDERPDAFVENRELAAEIEVAIGGLRPEYRTVILLRHVEGYSYDEIADTLELPLGTVKTYIHRARNELKDALAHLAP, from the coding sequence ATGGCAAACTCATCCGCGACCACGGCCGACGGATCCCTGCCCCACGCGACCACCACCGCCCGGGGAGCGGCAACTCTGTCCGCCTCAGACCTCTCGGCACTCGACGACCGCGACCTGGCCTCGCTGGCCGGTCAGGGTCGTGAGAGTGCGTATCGTGAACTGCTGGTCCGTTACGAGCGACCGGTCTTCTCTCTCGTCTTCCGGATGGTGAGAGATCGCTCCCTCGCGGAGGACCTCGCGCAGGAGGCGTTCATTCGAGCCTTCAAGGCGATCGGGTCGTACAACCCGTCGTTCAAGTTCTCGAACTGGATCCTCAAGATCGCGAACAACCACGCGATCGATTACCTGCGCAAGCGGAAGCTCGACACGATCTCGATCCACGGATCGCCGCATGCGACCGACGCCCAGGAGGAGTCGCGCACCCGGCTCGTGATCGAGGATCCGGACGAGCGGCCCGACGCCTTCGTGGAGAACCGCGAACTGGCGGCGGAGATCGAGGTGGCCATCGGGGGACTGCGGCCGGAGTACCGCACCGTGATCCTGCTGCGGCACGTCGAGGGCTACAGCTACGACGAGATCGCCGACACCCTCGAACTGCCGCTGGGCACCGTGAAGACCTACATCCACCGCGCCCGGAACGAGCTGAAGGACGCCCTGGCCCACCTCGCGCCATGA
- a CDS encoding class I SAM-dependent methyltransferase — translation MPTTPEAVPSRGEDRERQVQTIFSEIAPRYDLLNHVLSMNIDRAWRRRAVDTLGWTDRPAGTYLDACAGTFDLGLELARRGDFKGRVVASDFARPMLVAGRSKLDGAAVAPVCGDSLRLPFPDDTFDGATVGFGVRNLSDLDAGFREFHRVLKPGARLVVLEFTVPPNPIVRAGYMLYFTRILPIIGRIVSGHPWAYTYLPESVKEFPGPQELAGKLEGAGFAEAGWSLVTFGIAAIHWARKA, via the coding sequence ATGCCCACGACGCCCGAGGCCGTCCCCTCCCGGGGCGAGGATCGCGAGCGACAGGTCCAGACGATCTTCTCCGAGATCGCCCCGCGCTACGATCTGCTGAACCACGTTCTGTCGATGAACATCGACCGCGCCTGGCGTCGCCGCGCGGTCGACACCCTCGGCTGGACCGATCGACCGGCGGGCACCTACCTCGACGCCTGTGCCGGCACCTTCGACCTCGGGCTCGAACTCGCCCGCCGCGGCGATTTCAAGGGGCGCGTGGTCGCCTCCGACTTCGCCCGGCCGATGCTCGTGGCGGGGCGCTCGAAGCTCGACGGCGCCGCGGTGGCGCCCGTGTGCGGCGACTCGCTGCGGCTGCCGTTTCCCGACGACACCTTCGACGGGGCCACGGTCGGCTTCGGCGTGCGCAACCTGTCGGACCTCGACGCCGGCTTCCGCGAGTTTCACCGAGTGCTCAAGCCCGGCGCGCGGCTGGTGGTGCTGGAGTTCACGGTGCCGCCCAACCCGATCGTGCGCGCGGGCTACATGCTCTACTTCACCCGTATTCTGCCCATCATCGGGCGCATCGTGTCGGGGCACCCGTGGGCCTACACCTACCTGCCCGAGTCGGTGAAGGAGTTTCCGGGCCCGCAGGAGCTCGCCGGCAAACTCGAGGGCGCGGGGTTCGCCGAGGCGGGGTGGTCGCTCGTCACCTTCGGGATCGCGGCGATCCACTGGGCCCGGAAGGCGTAG
- a CDS encoding pitrilysin family protein, with translation MRCAVAARRRARGWATLLAGALLLPASASAQDAPAESGRARVESLRFEPLRFDPPAPSEHEVLGVPVFLLEDPSLPLVDLFIRVEGGYARFGRENYAAATALPGLLRSGGTTELPPQALEERLESLAMQTSFGGAGGVISSSLNIVTDALDPALELWWAMLTRPRFDTTVVEVWRGRQLEGVRRRTDDPAGLAFSEFNRLMYGDHPIGWEMTADDLAPDDLSNARLHALHRRIICRDNLVLGAAGDVDWGTLEPRLRRLIEQVPACTESVPDAPDPTVRQAPGVFLIAKPLDQSTVVAAHASDLRQSVDPEWFASRIGNSILGASGFSSRLMARLRTERGYAYSAASLWTTPREYDGLVGATTRTGSGTTVAALQLMLETFAEMGTTPPAQSEVDDRVAEFVNGFVFAFDSPAAVVARQMTYRATDYPPDWLERYVEGIQAVTPEAIRAVFAAHLDPARMTVLVVGDPERFDAALESLGLGAVTVLDPDEAGGPTPSGPSGSPRSRR, from the coding sequence ATGAGGTGCGCGGTCGCTGCGCGCCGACGCGCGCGCGGGTGGGCGACGCTGCTCGCCGGGGCGCTGCTCCTGCCCGCGTCCGCGTCCGCGCAGGATGCGCCCGCCGAGAGCGGGCGGGCCCGGGTGGAGTCGCTTCGCTTCGAGCCGCTGCGGTTCGACCCACCCGCACCGAGCGAGCACGAGGTGCTGGGGGTGCCGGTCTTTCTGCTCGAAGACCCCTCCCTGCCCCTCGTCGATCTCTTCATCCGGGTGGAGGGCGGCTACGCCCGCTTCGGCCGCGAGAACTATGCGGCCGCCACCGCGCTTCCGGGTCTGCTCCGAAGCGGCGGCACTACCGAACTGCCGCCGCAGGCACTCGAGGAGCGCCTCGAGTCGCTGGCCATGCAGACCAGCTTCGGTGGCGCCGGGGGGGTGATCTCGTCGTCCCTCAACATCGTGACCGACGCCCTCGACCCCGCCCTCGAGCTGTGGTGGGCCATGCTCACCCGCCCCCGTTTCGACACCACCGTGGTGGAGGTGTGGCGCGGGCGGCAGCTCGAGGGGGTGCGGCGCCGCACCGACGATCCGGCCGGACTGGCCTTCAGCGAGTTCAACCGCCTCATGTACGGCGATCACCCCATCGGATGGGAGATGACCGCCGACGACCTCGCCCCCGACGACCTGTCCAACGCCCGGCTGCACGCGCTGCACCGCCGCATCATCTGCCGCGACAATCTGGTGCTCGGCGCGGCCGGCGACGTGGACTGGGGCACCCTCGAGCCGCGGCTGCGGAGGCTGATCGAGCAGGTGCCGGCCTGCACGGAGTCGGTTCCCGACGCCCCCGATCCCACGGTGCGCCAGGCGCCCGGGGTGTTTCTGATCGCGAAGCCGCTCGACCAGAGCACCGTCGTGGCGGCGCACGCCTCCGATCTGCGGCAGTCGGTCGACCCCGAGTGGTTCGCCTCGCGCATCGGCAACTCGATCCTCGGGGCCAGCGGCTTCTCGAGCCGGCTGATGGCGCGACTCCGCACCGAGCGCGGCTACGCCTACTCGGCGGCCTCGCTGTGGACGACCCCGCGGGAGTACGACGGACTCGTGGGCGCCACCACCCGCACCGGATCGGGCACCACGGTGGCCGCGCTCCAGCTCATGCTCGAGACCTTCGCCGAGATGGGTACCACCCCGCCGGCGCAGTCCGAGGTGGACGACCGGGTGGCCGAGTTCGTGAACGGCTTCGTCTTCGCCTTCGACTCGCCGGCCGCGGTGGTGGCCCGGCAGATGACCTACCGCGCCACCGACTACCCGCCCGACTGGCTGGAGCGGTACGTGGAGGGGATCCAGGCAGTCACCCCCGAGGCGATCCGCGCCGTCTTCGCGGCGCACCTGGACCCCGCGCGCATGACCGTGCTGGTGGTGGGCGATCCGGAGCGCTTCGATGCCGCGCTGGAGTCCCTCGGACTCGGCGCGGTGACGGTGCTCGACCCGGACGAGGCTGGCGGACCTACGCCTTCCGGGCCCAGTGGATCGCCGCGATCCCGAAGGTGA
- a CDS encoding pitrilysin family protein: MAAALVPPTVEAQEPTPLSGLELPVREVVLDNGMRFLLLPRPGAPTVAFVVEYAVGGVNEVPGTTGIAHLLEHMLFKGSTTIGTTDVEAERAWFERMDAAHDSVRAELAALAPDSVRLARLRTRIAEFEDSARVHVIPNEFDRILSRNGARGLNATTSSEATTYFVELPANRTELWFALESDRMRSPVFREFHTERDVVVEERRMRVDTSPGGLLYETHLAAAFAIHPYGQPVVGTMADLEAASRDEVARYYRRYYGPRNATVAIVGDIDPDQLAGWAESYFGDIAPGERPPPITTREPEQRGRREVRVEFDANPAVRFGWKVPSVLDDDAPALAVLASLLTGGRASRLYRRIVERDRLATGVAASAGPGDLFPRLFMVEATPRDPHTPQEIEAAIVEELAALAAEPPSEAEVDRVRVQIEAGRVRRLRSNLGLAFQLASSASSLGEWRTTFELAERMTEVRPTDVQRVVQRYFQDRYLTVATLVRPEAGGDPDPDVDAEAEPETAASTGAAGERRPGGALR; the protein is encoded by the coding sequence TTGGCCGCCGCGCTCGTCCCCCCGACGGTCGAGGCCCAGGAGCCGACCCCGCTGTCGGGACTCGAGCTGCCGGTGCGCGAGGTGGTGCTCGACAACGGCATGCGGTTCCTCCTGCTCCCCCGCCCCGGCGCGCCCACGGTGGCCTTCGTGGTCGAGTACGCGGTGGGCGGGGTGAACGAGGTGCCGGGCACCACGGGCATCGCGCACCTGCTCGAGCACATGCTCTTCAAGGGCAGCACCACCATCGGCACCACCGACGTCGAGGCGGAGCGCGCCTGGTTCGAGCGCATGGACGCCGCACACGATTCGGTGCGCGCAGAGCTCGCCGCGCTCGCCCCCGACTCCGTGCGCCTGGCGCGGCTTCGCACGCGGATCGCGGAGTTCGAGGACTCCGCGCGGGTTCACGTGATCCCGAACGAGTTCGACCGGATCCTGTCGCGCAACGGCGCCCGGGGGCTGAACGCCACCACGAGCTCGGAGGCCACCACCTACTTCGTGGAGCTGCCGGCCAACCGCACGGAGCTGTGGTTCGCGCTGGAGTCCGACCGCATGCGGTCTCCGGTGTTTCGCGAGTTCCACACGGAGCGCGACGTGGTGGTGGAGGAGCGGCGGATGCGGGTCGACACCAGCCCCGGCGGCCTGCTCTACGAGACGCACCTGGCCGCGGCCTTCGCGATCCACCCGTACGGGCAGCCGGTGGTGGGCACCATGGCCGACCTCGAGGCGGCGAGCCGCGACGAGGTGGCCCGCTACTATCGGCGCTACTACGGACCCCGCAACGCCACGGTCGCCATCGTCGGCGACATCGATCCCGACCAGCTCGCGGGGTGGGCGGAGTCGTACTTCGGCGACATCGCGCCGGGCGAGCGCCCGCCGCCGATCACCACCCGGGAGCCCGAGCAGCGCGGTCGACGCGAGGTGCGGGTGGAGTTCGATGCGAACCCGGCGGTGCGCTTCGGGTGGAAGGTGCCCTCGGTGCTCGACGACGACGCGCCGGCGCTCGCCGTTCTGGCCAGCCTGCTCACCGGGGGGCGGGCGTCGCGGTTGTACCGGCGGATCGTGGAGCGCGACCGCCTGGCCACCGGGGTGGCGGCGAGCGCCGGGCCCGGCGACCTCTTCCCGCGCCTCTTCATGGTCGAGGCCACCCCGCGCGACCCGCATACACCGCAGGAGATCGAGGCCGCGATCGTCGAAGAGCTGGCCGCGTTGGCCGCCGAGCCCCCGAGCGAAGCCGAGGTCGACCGGGTGCGGGTGCAGATCGAGGCCGGCCGGGTGCGCCGCCTCCGCTCGAACCTCGGTCTGGCCTTCCAGCTGGCGTCGTCGGCGTCGTCGCTCGGCGAATGGCGCACCACCTTCGAGTTGGCCGAGCGGATGACCGAGGTGCGGCCGACGGACGTGCAGCGGGTGGTGCAGCGCTACTTCCAGGACCGCTACCTGACGGTGGCCACCCTGGTGCGGCCGGAGGCCGGGGGGGATCCCGATCCGGACGTCGACGCGGAGGCCGAGCCGGAGACCGCCGCGTCAACGGGTGCGGCAGGCGAGCGCCGTCCCGGTGGAGCCCTCCGATGA
- the mutM gene encoding bifunctional DNA-formamidopyrimidine glycosylase/DNA-(apurinic or apyrimidinic site) lyase, translating to MPELPEAETLVRGLRPVLTGRTLVQARVHKSDILRQSPRQFRDRVRGRRIEGVERRAKNVVLRLDHGVIAVNLGMTGWLAPLGFPDRSPPRPTHPAITFRLDEGRLVFDDVRRFGTVEALTADEWRARSASIGPEPLEEGFTPEGLHRALQGSRSPLRSWLLDQRRVAGVGNIYACEACFRARVHPARPARSLDEREARALHGAVRDVLAEAIAAGGTTIRDYRNAEGEPGTFVRRLEVYGREGDPCLHCGTPVIRSVFGNRSAFWCPSCQPEP from the coding sequence ATGCCCGAGCTCCCCGAGGCCGAGACCCTGGTCCGGGGGCTTCGGCCGGTGCTGACCGGACGCACCCTCGTGCAGGCGCGGGTGCACAAGTCCGACATTCTCCGGCAGTCGCCGCGGCAGTTTCGCGACCGCGTGCGAGGCCGCCGGATCGAGGGGGTCGAGCGGCGCGCCAAGAATGTGGTGCTGCGCCTCGACCACGGGGTGATCGCGGTCAATCTCGGCATGACCGGCTGGCTCGCCCCCCTCGGCTTTCCGGACCGGTCCCCGCCCCGCCCCACCCACCCCGCCATCACCTTCCGGCTCGACGAGGGCCGCCTCGTGTTCGACGACGTGCGTCGCTTCGGCACCGTCGAGGCGCTCACCGCCGACGAGTGGCGCGCCCGCAGTGCGTCGATCGGCCCGGAGCCGCTGGAGGAGGGATTCACCCCCGAGGGGCTGCACCGGGCGCTGCAGGGCTCGCGGAGTCCGCTGCGCAGCTGGCTGCTCGACCAGCGCCGCGTGGCGGGGGTGGGCAACATCTACGCCTGCGAGGCCTGCTTCCGGGCCCGGGTGCACCCGGCCCGACCGGCGCGGTCGCTCGACGAGCGCGAGGCCCGGGCGCTGCACGGCGCGGTGCGCGACGTGCTCGCCGAGGCGATCGCGGCCGGGGGCACGACGATCCGCGACTACCGCAACGCCGAGGGCGAGCCGGGCACTTTCGTGCGACGACTGGAGGTATACGGACGCGAAGGCGACCCCTGCCTGCACTGCGGCACCCCGGTGATCCGCTCGGTGTTCGGCAATCGGTCGGCCTTCTGGTGCCCCTCCTGCCAGCCCGAGCCATGA
- a CDS encoding heavy metal-binding domain-containing protein produces the protein MIISTTPSVEGRRIKEYLGVVTGETIVGANIMKDFLATVRDIVGGRSAAYEKALHDAREQAIREMAERAHERGADAVLAMDLDYEVLGASNGMMMVTCAGTAVTLEP, from the coding sequence ATGATCATCAGCACCACGCCCTCCGTGGAGGGCCGCCGCATCAAGGAGTACCTCGGCGTCGTGACCGGCGAGACCATCGTCGGCGCCAACATCATGAAGGACTTCCTGGCCACCGTGCGCGACATCGTGGGCGGGCGCTCGGCGGCGTACGAGAAGGCGCTGCACGACGCGCGCGAGCAGGCGATCCGCGAGATGGCCGAGCGCGCGCACGAGCGCGGAGCCGATGCGGTGCTCGCGATGGACCTCGACTACGAGGTGCTCGGTGCCAGCAACGGCATGATGATGGTCACCTGCGCGGGCACGGCGGTCACGCTCGAGCCCTGA